TACTGTACTGAATATTCTGAATTTTGTGTTAGGCGGTTTTTTCACGACCCTGGCGTGGCTGTTCGCCACCCTGGTCAGCATCGTCTTAATCTTTACCCTGCCGCTAACCCGCTCGTGCTGGGAGATCACCAAGCTCTCGTTCCTGCCTTACGGCAATGAGGCAATCAGCGTTAACGAACTGTACCCGGAAAAAAGCAATGCGCTGCTTTCCGCCGGCGGCTCGCTGCTCAATGTATTCTGGCTGATTTGCTTTGGCTGGTGGCTATGTCTGTCGCATATTACCGCAGGTATCGCCCAGTGCATCAGCATTATCGGTATCCCGGTAGGCATCGCCAACTTTAAAATCGCCGCCATTGCGCTGTGGCCGGTCGGACGCCGGGTGGTTTCAGTCGAAATGGCTCAGCAGGCCAGAAGCGAAAATGCGCGTCGCCAATACCAACAACGTTAATTTTTTCTCCGTCTGAGGAGTTTTTTGTGCTTGCTTTTGCACCGGCGCTGCGTCGTTATGCCTACAACAGCAGTCTGCTTTACAACCTGCGTATTTTTATCGCTCTGGCCGGCACTACCGCCGTTCCCTGGTGGCTGGACGTTCCCAAGCTCACCATTCCGCTGACGCTGGGAGTGGTCGCCGCCGCCCTCACCGATCTGGATGACCGGCTCGCCGGCAGGCTGCGTAATCTGCTGATTACGCTGGTCTGTTTTTTTATCGCCTCCGCGTCGATTGAACTGTTGTTCCCCTATCCGTGGCTGTTTATTCTGGGCCTGGCGCTGTCTACCTGCGGCTTTATTCTGCTCGGGGCGCTGGGGCAACGTTACGCCACCATCGCGTTCGGCGCCCTGCTGATCGCGGTGTACGCCATGCTCGGCACCTCGATGTACGACATCTGGTACCAGCAACCTATCCTGCTGATTGTCGGTGCGGTCTGGTATAACCTGCTGACGTTGGTAGGCCACCTGCTGTTTCCTATCCGCCCGCTGCAGGAAAACCTGGCGCGCTGCTATCAGCAACTGGCCAACTACCTGGACGCCAAGGCCAACCTGTTCGATCCGGACGCCGAGAAAGACGCCGACCTGCCGTGGATGGACGTCGCCATGGCCAACAGCAGCCTGGTCAGCACGCTGAATCAGACAAAAATGTCGCTGTTGACGCGTCTGAAAGGCGATCGCGGCCAGCGCGGCACCCGCCGCACCCTGCATTACTATTTTGTCGCGCAGGACATCCATGAACGCGCCAGTTCG
The nucleotide sequence above comes from Serratia rhizosphaerae. Encoded proteins:
- a CDS encoding YccF domain-containing protein; this translates as MRTVLNILNFVLGGFFTTLAWLFATLVSIVLIFTLPLTRSCWEITKLSFLPYGNEAISVNELYPEKSNALLSAGGSLLNVFWLICFGWWLCLSHITAGIAQCISIIGIPVGIANFKIAAIALWPVGRRVVSVEMAQQARSENARRQYQQR